One Thermococcus kodakarensis KOD1 genomic window carries:
- a CDS encoding ATPase produces the protein MKIVLKPLFDAELPAGFEEIIRSKLVGREVKTGETVEIDLLGRPLAYKVVLADPSPMKVSKNTRIEITRSEVKEITLEFDEEVREVLPFSKGLVIVLENEVRIYNWSGQKIYSREFEELKEVRVAEGKVVVVHGSKVTVIEP, from the coding sequence ATGAAGATAGTACTCAAACCCCTCTTCGACGCTGAGCTCCCGGCTGGCTTTGAGGAGATTATCCGTTCGAAATTAGTGGGCAGAGAAGTAAAAACTGGCGAGACGGTTGAGATAGACCTCCTCGGGAGGCCTTTGGCCTACAAAGTTGTCCTCGCCGATCCAAGCCCGATGAAGGTCTCGAAAAACACCCGAATCGAGATAACGAGAAGCGAGGTGAAGGAGATAACTCTCGAATTCGATGAAGAAGTTCGGGAGGTGCTCCCCTTCTCAAAAGGTCTCGTCATCGTCCTCGAAAACGAAGTTCGAATCTACAACTGGAGCGGGCAAAAGATTTATAGCAGGGAGTTCGAGGAACTGAAAGAAGTTAGGGTGGCAGAAGGGAAGGTGGTGGTAGTCCATGGAAGCAAAGTCACGGTCATTGAGCCTTGA
- the nth gene encoding endonuclease III domain-containing protein gives MEAKSRSLSLEGFTFEESWEEKKKRAEKIVEILMKTHPREKLLIGDPYRTLVHCIISQRMRDEVTYRVWEELFKKYKDIETIANTPVEEMQEFLRKQGVGLWKTKGEWIVKASKIILERYGGKVPDDIHELMKLPGIGRKCANIVLAYGFGKQAIPVDTHVNRISKRLGLAPPRVAPEKVEEYLTALIPKEKWIYVNHAMVDHGRSICRPINPKCEECPLREFCPYAKGLVTDEDIKGNARKPTRR, from the coding sequence ATGGAAGCAAAGTCACGGTCATTGAGCCTTGAGGGCTTCACCTTTGAGGAGAGCTGGGAGGAAAAGAAAAAGCGGGCCGAGAAGATAGTTGAAATCCTCATGAAGACCCACCCGAGGGAAAAGCTCCTAATCGGCGACCCCTACCGAACGCTCGTCCACTGCATAATCTCCCAAAGGATGCGCGATGAGGTAACCTACCGCGTCTGGGAAGAGCTGTTTAAGAAGTATAAGGACATTGAGACAATAGCGAACACCCCCGTCGAGGAGATGCAGGAGTTTCTAAGAAAGCAGGGAGTTGGCCTCTGGAAGACGAAGGGCGAGTGGATAGTTAAGGCCTCCAAGATAATCCTTGAGAGGTACGGGGGAAAAGTCCCGGATGACATTCACGAGCTTATGAAGCTCCCGGGAATCGGGAGGAAGTGTGCGAACATCGTTCTGGCATACGGCTTTGGAAAACAGGCTATCCCAGTGGATACGCATGTTAACAGGATAAGCAAAAGGTTGGGCCTGGCACCGCCGAGGGTTGCCCCTGAAAAGGTCGAAGAGTACCTAACTGCACTCATCCCGAAGGAGAAGTGGATATACGTCAACCACGCCATGGTTGACCACGGAAGGAGTATCTGCCGGCCGATAAACCCCAAGTGCGAAGAATGTCCGCTGAGAGAGTTCTGCCCCTACGCGAAGGGCCTTGTAACTGACGAGGATATCAAAGGGAATGCTAGAAAGCCCACAAGGAGATGA
- the serS gene encoding serine--tRNA ligase: MLDIKLIRENPEIVKRDLIKRGETEKLKWIDEILELDKKWRENLKKINQLRKERNQLAVQIGKRKKAGEPIDDLLKRSNEIVKQIEELEKENEELKKKIDYYLWRLPNITHESVPVGESDEDNVPIRFWGKAKVWEGFLETFKEQSLGKMEYEVLSWRPRLHVDMLELLRGADLERAAKVSGARFYYLLNELVILDLALIRFALDKLIEKGFTPVIPPYMVRRFVEEGATTFDDFEDVIYKVEGEDLYLIPTAEHPLAGMHANEILDGKDLPLLYVGVSPCFRKEAGTAGKDTKGIFRVHQFHKVEQFVYSRPEESWEWHERIIANAEEIFQALEIPYRVVNICTGDLGYVAAKKYDIEAWMAGQGKFREVVSASNCTDWQARRLNIRFRDKTHEKPRFVHTLNSTAIATSRAIVAILENHQTEEGVVKLPKALWKYTGFKEILPAHMKEKCCQD, from the coding sequence ATGCTTGACATAAAGCTCATCCGCGAAAACCCAGAGATAGTAAAGAGGGATTTGATAAAGCGCGGTGAAACCGAAAAGCTGAAGTGGATAGATGAAATCCTCGAACTCGACAAGAAGTGGCGCGAGAACCTGAAGAAGATCAACCAGCTCAGGAAGGAGCGCAACCAGCTGGCGGTGCAGATAGGCAAGAGGAAGAAGGCCGGAGAGCCGATAGACGACCTCCTGAAGAGGAGCAACGAGATAGTGAAGCAGATAGAGGAGCTGGAGAAGGAGAACGAGGAGCTGAAGAAGAAGATCGACTACTACCTCTGGCGCTTGCCCAACATCACCCACGAGAGCGTCCCCGTTGGTGAGAGCGACGAGGACAACGTCCCGATAAGGTTCTGGGGCAAGGCCAAGGTCTGGGAGGGCTTCCTCGAAACCTTCAAGGAGCAGAGCCTTGGGAAGATGGAATACGAGGTTCTCAGCTGGAGACCGAGGCTCCACGTTGACATGCTCGAACTCCTCCGCGGTGCTGACCTCGAGAGGGCCGCTAAGGTGAGCGGTGCCAGGTTCTACTACCTCCTCAACGAGCTCGTTATCCTTGACCTTGCCTTGATACGCTTCGCTCTGGATAAGCTCATCGAGAAGGGCTTTACTCCAGTAATCCCCCCATACATGGTTAGGCGTTTCGTTGAAGAAGGTGCAACCACCTTCGATGACTTCGAAGACGTTATCTACAAGGTCGAGGGTGAGGACCTTTACCTCATCCCGACCGCTGAGCACCCGCTCGCTGGCATGCACGCCAACGAAATCCTTGACGGAAAGGACTTACCGCTCCTCTACGTCGGCGTAAGCCCGTGCTTCAGGAAGGAGGCAGGAACTGCAGGAAAGGACACGAAGGGAATCTTCCGCGTACATCAGTTCCACAAGGTCGAGCAGTTCGTTTATTCAAGGCCGGAGGAGAGCTGGGAGTGGCATGAAAGGATCATTGCCAACGCCGAGGAGATATTCCAGGCACTTGAGATTCCCTACCGCGTCGTGAACATTTGTACTGGAGATCTAGGCTACGTAGCAGCCAAGAAGTACGACATAGAGGCCTGGATGGCTGGCCAGGGCAAGTTCAGGGAAGTGGTTTCGGCGAGCAACTGTACCGACTGGCAGGCGAGAAGGCTTAACATCCGCTTCCGCGACAAGACCCACGAGAAGCCCAGGTTCGTCCACACGCTCAACTCAACTGCCATAGCAACCTCAAGAGCCATCGTTGCTATCCTCGAAAACCACCAGACGGAAGAAGGTGTAGTAAAGCTCCCGAAGGCCCTCTGGAAGTACACTGGCTTCAAGGAGATACTGCCAGCACACATGAAAGAGAAATGTTGTCAGGACTGA
- a CDS encoding ATP-binding protein, with amino-acid sequence MQRSHEILISKYERAYWDAVERGEFSRARVLAIKCAGLFRELASLNLEFSDYYLEMAKQWEKRAGELENGHRYSQRKSVNLPNVVQTSRVAWDDVGGLWEAKKVLSRTIGLHLARVPGKFEPWKGILLFGPPGTGKSLLASAVAGSLGATFLNVKVSDVLSKYFGESSKLVASIYHLAREKSPSIVFIDEFDALAMKRSSLEDAARRVLSTFLVEIDGFKRSDTNERVVTLAATNRPWDLDDAILSRFPLRVYVPLPDESSAVEILRIHLSGFRVKANLRAVAKEAVRRRYSGRDLANLARLAITKMLSDMNPELSEPQLIPSLVGKELTVRPIEMEDFRYGLRRIKSPITPALIKKYEMWAREYGSY; translated from the coding sequence ATGCAGAGATCCCATGAGATATTGATTTCAAAATACGAGAGAGCGTATTGGGACGCTGTGGAGAGGGGAGAATTTTCAAGGGCAAGGGTACTTGCTATTAAATGCGCCGGCTTGTTCCGAGAACTCGCTTCTCTAAACCTGGAGTTCTCCGACTACTACCTGGAGATGGCCAAGCAATGGGAGAAAAGAGCGGGGGAGCTGGAGAACGGCCATAGATATTCCCAGAGAAAGTCCGTTAATCTGCCCAACGTTGTGCAGACATCGAGGGTTGCCTGGGACGATGTAGGTGGGCTATGGGAAGCAAAAAAAGTACTATCGAGGACTATAGGTCTTCACCTCGCCAGGGTTCCTGGGAAGTTCGAACCCTGGAAGGGTATTCTCTTGTTCGGGCCACCCGGCACTGGCAAAAGCCTTCTGGCGAGTGCAGTGGCGGGAAGCCTCGGGGCGACGTTTCTGAACGTTAAGGTCAGCGACGTTCTGAGTAAATATTTCGGAGAGTCGTCCAAGCTTGTTGCCTCCATTTACCACCTCGCCAGGGAGAAAAGTCCTAGCATAGTCTTTATAGATGAGTTCGATGCGCTGGCCATGAAGCGCTCCTCCCTCGAGGATGCTGCCAGAAGGGTTCTTTCGACTTTTCTCGTTGAGATTGACGGTTTTAAGCGTTCAGACACCAATGAGCGTGTTGTTACCCTCGCGGCAACGAATCGGCCGTGGGATCTTGATGATGCCATCCTTTCCAGGTTTCCTCTTAGGGTATACGTACCGCTCCCCGACGAAAGTTCCGCGGTTGAAATACTGAGGATACATTTATCCGGCTTTAGGGTTAAGGCTAATCTGAGAGCCGTAGCTAAGGAAGCCGTGAGACGGAGATACTCGGGAAGGGATCTCGCAAACCTTGCCAGACTGGCCATAACCAAAATGCTGAGTGACATGAACCCCGAACTTTCGGAGCCTCAGCTTATCCCATCTCTAGTAGGGAAGGAGCTCACTGTACGCCCAATTGAGATGGAAGATTTTAGATACGGATTGCGGAGAATAAAGAGTCCAATTACGCCTGCATTAATCAAAAAGTACGAGATGTGGGCTCGGGAATATGGATCGTATTAG